One stretch of Prinia subflava isolate CZ2003 ecotype Zambia chromosome 19, Cam_Psub_1.2, whole genome shotgun sequence DNA includes these proteins:
- the NEFH gene encoding neurofilament heavy polypeptide: MSLMLETLLGPPGGLRKEPGRAPPRSAASSGFYSWQAPVVGRARGAAGGGGSAAASSTESLDSLNGEPRARNEKELLQVLNDRFAGYIERVRALEQQNRALAAEAAALRQQQAGRSAMGELYARELRDMRGTVLRLGAEKGQLRLERARLAEDVAALRGRLEDEARQRSELEAAARGLAQRSAQEERARAPLEERARALREEAEQLRRQHRAEVGALLRGARPELPAEPPASLRPGVTAALRDLRAQLEGTAVRSTLQAEEWFRVRLDKLSEVAKVNTDAMRLAQEEISEYRRQLQAKTTELEALKGTQESLERQRQDSEERHHADVLSYQETIQQLDSELRNTKWEMAAQLREYQDLLNVKMALDIEIAAYRKLLEGEEYRLETGIGMLSYPEVVPKPPSITTSIKVKSEEKIKVVEKSEKETVIVEEQTEEIQVTEEVTEEEEAEKEAEEEKAEEKEEGEEEEEEKAEEEGEEKAESPAKEEAKSPEKPESPSKEEAKTPAVKSPEKSPTPSKEGAKTPVVKSPEKPATPSKEEAKSPAVKSPEKPPTPSKEEAKTPAVKSPEKPPTPSKEEAKTPTVKSPEKPTPPSKDEAKTPTVKSPEKPTPPSKEEAKTPTVKSPEKPPAPSKEEAKSPAVKSPEPPATPSKEEAKPPSVKSPEKPPTPSKEEAKSPAVKSPEKVKSPVKEEAKSPQKEVAPAKEPSPAPQEPKAPAKEEQPKEVKAPSKPEEGKKEEAPKKDIPAKAEEKPKEKAAAVPEPPAPQAKETKPSPKPVEEGKAEEAPAKPQQEVSKAATKEAEKPKAEEKVEEPKKKAEEPKKEKVEEAKKEKVEEAKKEKVEEAKKEKVEEAKKEKVEEAKKEKAEEPKKVDEPKKEDEPKKKAEESKKEDEPKKKAEEPKKVEEPKKEKAEEPKKVEEPKAQAKPKDEPKASKEPSKVEAPSSKEGTAPEPGKK, translated from the exons ATGAGCCTGATGCTGGAGACGCTGCTGGGccccccgggggggctccgCAAGGAGCCGGGCCGCGCTCCCCCGCGCTCCGCCGCCTCCAGCGGCTTCTACTCGTGGCAGGCCCCGGTGGtggggcgggcgcggggcgccgcgggcggcggcggcagcgcggccgcgTCCTCCACCGAGAGCCTGGACTCGCTGAACGGCGAACCGCGGGCGCGCAAcgagaaggagctgctgcaggtgctgaaCGACCGCTTCGCCGGCTACATCGAGCGGGTGCGGGCGCTGGAGCAGCAGAACCGGGCGCTGGCGGccgaggcggcggcgctgcGGCAGCAGCAGGCGGGGCGCTCGGCCATGGGCGAGCTGTACGCGCGGGAGCTGCGGGACATGCGGGGCACCGTGCTGCGCCTGGGCGCCGAGAAGGGGCAGCTGCGCCTGGAGCGGGCGCGCCTGGCCGAGGACGTGGCGGCGCTGCGGGGAAGGCTGGAGGACGAGGCCCGGCAGCGCTCGGAGCTGGAGGCGGCGGCCCGCGGGCTGGCGCAGCGCTCGGCGCAGGAGGAGCGGGCTCGGGCGCCGCTGGAGGAGCGAGCCCGGGCGCTGCGGGAGGAGGCGGAGCAGCTGCGGAGGCAGCACCGCGCCGAGGTGGGAGCGCTGCTGCGCGGGGCTCGCCCCGAGCTGCCCGCGGAGCCCCCCGCGTCCCTGCGCCCCGGCGTCACCGCTGCGCTCCGCGACCTGCGCGCACAGCTGGAGGGCACGGCGGTCCGCAGCACCCTGCAGGCCGAGGAGTGGTTCCGCG TGAGGCTGGACAAGCTCTCGGAGGTGGCCAAGGTGAACACGGACGCCATGCGCTTGGCCCAGGAGGAGATCTCCGAGTACCGCCGGCAGCTCCAGGCCAAGACCACCGAGCTGGAAGCCCTCAAAGGCACACAGGAGTCActggagaggcagaggcaggacTCGGAGGAGCGCCATCATGCAGATGTCCTGTCCTACCAG GAAACCATCCAGCAGCTTGACAGCGAGCTGAGGAACACCAAGTGGGAGATGGCAGCTCAGCTCCGGGAGTACCAGGATCTGCTCAATGTCAAAATGGCCCTGGACATCGAAATTGCTGCCTACAG AAAGCTCCTGGAAGGGGAGGAATATCGGCTTGAGACTGGCATTGGGATGCTCTCCTACCCTGAGGTGGTCCCCAAGCCTCCCAGCATCACCACCAGCATCAAGGTAAAGAGCGAGGAGAAGATCAAGGTGGTGGAAAAATCAGAGAAGGAGACAGTGATTGTGGAGGAGCAGACAGAGGAAATCCAGGTGACCGAGGAGGtcacagaggaggaggaggctgagaaagaggctgaagaggaaaaagctgaagagaaggaggagggggaggaagaagaagaggagaaagcTGAAGAAGAGGGTGAAGAAAAGGCCGAGTCTCCTGCAAAGGAGGAGGCCAAGTCCCCAGAGAAACCTGAGTCCCCCTCAAAGGAGGAGGCCAAGACCCCAGCAGTCAAGTCCCCTGAAAAGTCCCCAACCCCCTCAAAGGAGGGGGCCAAGACCCCAGTTGTGAAATCCCCAGAAAAACCTGCAACCCCCTCAAAGGAGGAGGCCAAGAGCCCGGCTGTGAAGTCCCCAGAGAAACCCCCAACCCCCTCTAAGGAGGAAGCCAAGACTCCAGCTGTCAAATCCCCTGAAAAGCCACCAACACCCTCAAAAGAGGAGGCCAAGACCCCGACTGTGAAGTCCCCAGAGAAACCCACACCTCCCTCAAAGGATGAGGCCAAGACCCCAACAGTGAAATCCCCAGAAAAACCCACACCCCCCTCAAAAGAGGAGGCCAAGACCCCAACTGTCAAGTCCCCAGAGAAACCCCCAGCCCCCTCTAAAGAAGAGGCCAAGAGCCCAGCTGTGAAGTCCCCAGAGCCACCTGCAACTCCCTCAAAAGAGGAAGCCAAACCCCCATCTGTCAAATCCCCAGAGAAGCCCCCAACCCCCTCTAAGGAGGAGGCCAAGTCCCCGGCTGTGAAGTCCCCAGAGAAAGTCAAATCTCCCGTGAAGGAGGAGGCCAAGTCTCCACAGAAGGAAGTGGCCCCAGCCAAGGAGCCAAGCCCTGCCCCACAGGAGCCAAAGGCCCCCGCCAAGGAGGAGCAGCCCAAGGAGGTGAAGGCTCCCTCCAAGCCCGAGGAGGGTAAGAAGGAGGAAGCTCCCAAGAAGGACATCCCagccaaggcagaggagaaacCCAAAGAGAAGGcggctgctgtgccagagcctccaGCTCCACAGGCCAAAGAGACCAAGCCAAGCCCCAAACCTGTCGAAGAGGGAAAAGCCGAGGAGGCTCCAGCAAAGCCTCAGCAGGAGGTCAGCAAAGCGGCCACCAAGGAGGCTGAAAAGCCAAAGGCTGAGGAGAAGGTGGAGGAGCCcaagaagaaagcagaagaacCCAAGAAGGAGAAAGTGGAGGAGGCCAAGAAGGAGAAAGTGGAGGAGGCCAAGAAGGAGAAAGTGGAGGAGGCCAAGAAGGAGAAAGTGGAGGAGGCCAAGAAGGAGAAAGTGGAGGAGgccaagaaagaaaaggcagaggagCCCAAGAAGGTGGACGAACCCAAGAAGGAGGATGAACCCAAGAAGAAGGCAGAGGAGTCCAAGAAGGAGGATGAACCCAAGAAGAAGGCAGAGGAGCCCAAGAAGGTAGAGGAACCCAagaaggagaaggcagaggaacCCAAGAAAGTGGAGGAACCCAAAGCTCAGGCAAAACCCAAAGATGAGCCCAAAGCCAGTAAGGAACCCTCCAAAGTCGAGGCTCCCTCCAGCAAGGAGGGCACAGCCCCGGAGCCAGGGAAGAAGTGA